In one Nicotiana tomentosiformis chromosome 6, ASM39032v3, whole genome shotgun sequence genomic region, the following are encoded:
- the LOC138893773 gene encoding uncharacterized protein, with protein sequence MDVLKNSVFGNVLELNEVSRSGKLTRCMLLSQPFYKDKSKIVFKVFGHDVAFTEDDFHNIIGLKIEASDYSFVDARVNRLKEPYFSEVKKGLKVETLYKFMQKRSRVRDGTSDDVCVDVEVCDEDAVKLAQIYLLEVVLLGKFNGRNISDCSMKIIDGEELYVSFPWGSFYFDEFNYNLSHLLTSESVKKKPIGRIPSYMALGFPFFTQCMDNGSV encoded by the coding sequence ATGGATGTGTTGAAGAACAGTGTATTTGGGAATGTTTTAGAGTTGAATGAAGTGAGTCGCTCAGGGAAGTTGACTCGTTGTATGTTGCTATCTCAACCTTTCTACAAGGATAAAAGCAAAATAGTTTTTAAAGTTTTTGGGCATGATGTAGCATTTACAGAAGATGATTTCCACAATATTATTGGACTTAAGATTGAGGCATCCGATTATAGTTTTGTTGACGCTAGAGTGAACCGTTTGAAGGAACCGTATTTCTCTGAAGTGAAAAAGGGTTTGAAGGTAGAGACTTTGTATAAATTTATGCAAAAGCGGTCTCGAGTGCGTGATGGTACATCAGATGATGTATGTGTTGATGTCGAGGTCTGCGATGAAGATGCAGTAAAACTTGCCCAGATTTATCTATTAGAAGTCGTTCTATTGGGTAAATTTAATGGTCGAAATATAAGTGATTGTTCTATGAAAATCATAGATGGCGAAGAGCTTTATGTTTCTTTTCCATGGGGTAGTTTCTATTTTGATGAGTTTAATTATAATTTGTCTCATCTTCTAACATCTGAGTCAGTGAAAAAGAAACCAATTGGTAGGATCCCATCTTATATGGCGCTTGGATTCCCATTTTTTACTCAATGTATGGATAATGGAAGTGTTTAA